The Dioscorea cayenensis subsp. rotundata cultivar TDr96_F1 chromosome 19, TDr96_F1_v2_PseudoChromosome.rev07_lg8_w22 25.fasta, whole genome shotgun sequence genome includes a window with the following:
- the LOC120249538 gene encoding L-2-hydroxyglutarate dehydrogenase, mitochondrial isoform X1: MVGRAIGSFGKALGDRRWKAFGAGLEGISKEKVDVVVIGAGVVGLAVAREMALKGRDVLVVESASTFGTGTSSRNSEVIHAGIYYPPNSLKARFCVKGRELLYRYCADRQIPHQQIGKLIVATRVSEVPKLSILLRCGTDNGVKGLRMMEGSEAMRMEPKLHCVKALLSPCSGIVDSHSFMLSLAGEAENARAIFSYNSTVLGGHVEDNHLHLHISESKDLENHDDASPLLPQLVLIPKLVINSAGLSALPLAKRFCGLDHNVIPAAYYARGCYFTLSKTKNPPFSHLIYPIPEDGGLGVHVTLDLNGLIKFGPDVEWIDGVDDISFFNRFDYSVNPDRVNRFYPEIRKYFPDLKDGSLDPGYSGIRPKLSGPKQPQMDFVIQDERNHGIPGLVNLFGIESPGLTSSLAIGEYITAKFPG; encoded by the exons ATGGTGGGAAGGGCAATTGGAAGCTTCGGAAAGGCCCTTGGGGATAGGAGATGGAAGGCTTTTGGTGCGGGATTGGAGGGAATCTCCAAGGAGAAGGTGGATGTGGTTGTCATTGGCGCTGGAGTTGTAGGGCTGGCTGTGGCGAGGGAAATGGCTCTCAAGGGCCGTGATGTTTTAGTTGTGGAATCGGCTTCCACCTTTGGGACTGGGACTAGTTCTCGCAACAGTGAGGTGATTCATGCTGGAATTTACTACCCTCCCAATTCATTAAAG GCAAGGTTTTGTGTAAAAGGTAGAGAATTGCTTTACCGATACTGTGCTGATCGACAAATTCCGCATCAACAAATTGGTAAACTTATAGTTGCTACAAGGGTTTCAGAAGTTCCAAAATTGAGTATTCTGCTAAGATGCGGGACAGATAATGGAGTCAAGGGACTGAGAATGATGGAGGGATCTGAAGCTATGCGAATGGAACCTAAACTTCATTGTGTGAAAGCCTTGTTGTCTCCTTGTTCTGGGATAGTTGATTCTCACTCATTCATGCTTTCTTTGGCG GGGGAGGCTGAGAATGCTCGagctattttttcttataatagtACTGTTTTAGGGGGTCATGTTGAAGATAATCATTTGCATCTCCACATTTCAGAAAGTAAGGACCTTGAAAATCATGATGATGCATCTCCTTTGTTGCCTCAGCTTGTTCTGATCCCCAAGCTCGTGATTAATTCAGCTGGATTAAGTGCTCTTCCTCTTGCAAAAAGATTTTGTGGTCTGGACCATAATGTTATTCCTGCTGCTTATTATGCACGCGGGTGCTACTTCACTCTATCTAAAACCAAAAATCCTCCTTTCAGTCATCTGATTTATCCAATCCCTGAAGATGGTGGTCTTGGTGTGCATGTTACCTTGGACTTGAATGGTCTGATCAAGTTTGGGCCTGATGTCGAATGGATTGATGGTGTAGATGATATAAGTTTCTTTAATAG GTTTGATTACTCTGTCAACCCTGATCGTGTGAATAGGTTCTATCCAGAGATAAGAAAGTACTTCCCTGATCTGAAGGATGGGTCTCTAGACCCAGGATATTCAGGGATTCGACCAAAACTTTCTGGACCCAAACAACCACAGATGGACTTTGTTATACAG GATGAAAGAAATCATGGCATTCCTGGACTTGTTAATTTGTTTGGCATAGAATCTCCAGGCCTAACTTCAAGCTTGGCAATTGGGGAGTACATTACAGCCAAGTTCCCTGGAtga
- the LOC120249539 gene encoding L-aminoadipate-semialdehyde dehydrogenase-phosphopantetheinyl transferase-like, which produces MEQPVRRWLVDISGWNPSEDEFSSLVSLLPQHEHSAISRFIKFEDRKRAYISRLLQYSLVHEVLGIHFDKIIINRTIEGKPYLKNGQDMLMNFNFNVSHHGNYVGIASEPVCPVGLDIVSIHIPLHETALELVKNFSSYFTNSEWGKIMNAGSSDDIFSDFLRCWSLKEAFVKALGAGLGYGLHRLEFHHNNWTHISVDIDGVKSTEWRFWHFKIDNLHFATVAKGPPGAAESNQSTLMQVANKEELNTIHPHEDQFIFRTVEDLISVFLREKGLADEFNLL; this is translated from the exons ATGGAACAGCCGGTGCGAAGATGGCTCGTAGACATCTCTGGATGGAATCCTTCAGAGGATGAGTTCTCCTCCTTAGTTTCTCTACTTCCACAGCATGAGCACTCCGCCATCTCCAG GTTTATAAAGTTTGAGGATAGAAAGCGTGCATACATAAGTCGGTTACTTCAATATTCACTTGTGCATGAAGTTCTAGGAATCCATTTTGACAAGATCATCATTAATCGAACAATTGAAGGGAAACCATATTTG AAAAATGGACAAGATATGCTCATGAATTTCAATTTCAACGTATCGCATCATGGGAACTATGTTGGAATAGCGTCTGAGCCGGTGTGCCCTGTAGGATTAGACATTGTCTCCATTCACATCCCTCTGCATGAAACAGCTCTTGAGTTGGTCAAGAACTTCTCATCTTATTTTACAAATTCAGAATGGGGGAAAATCATGAATGCTGGCAGTTCAGATGATATCTTTTCTGATTTTCTCAG ATGCTGGTCTTTGAAGGAAGCATTTGTCAAAGCATTAGGAGCAGGGCTGGGGTATGGACTGCACAGGTTGGAATTTCATCACAATAACTGGACACATATATCAGTTGACATTGATGGAGTGAAATCAACAGAATGGAGATTCTGGCATTTCAAAATTGACAACTTGCATTTT GCAACTGTGGCAAAGGGGCCTCCAGGAGCTGCTGAGAGTAATCAAAGTACTTTGATGCAAGTAGCTAACAAGGAAGAGTTGAACACCATACACCCTCATGAAGATCAGTTCATCTTCCGTACTgtagaggatctcatttcagtttTTCTCAGAGAGAAAGGTTTGGCTGATGAGTTCAATTTGTTGTAA
- the LOC120249538 gene encoding L-2-hydroxyglutarate dehydrogenase, mitochondrial isoform X2, which yields MVGRAIGSFGKALGDRRWKAFGAGLEGISKEKVDVVVIGAGVVGLAVAREMALKGRDVLVVESASTFGTGTSSRNSEVIHAGIYYPPNSLKARFCVKGRELLYRYCADRQIPHQQIGKLIVATRVSEVPKLSILLRCGTDNGVKGLRMMEGSEAMRMEPKLHCVKALLSPCSGIVDSHSFMLSLALVLIPKLVINSAGLSALPLAKRFCGLDHNVIPAAYYARGCYFTLSKTKNPPFSHLIYPIPEDGGLGVHVTLDLNGLIKFGPDVEWIDGVDDISFFNRFDYSVNPDRVNRFYPEIRKYFPDLKDGSLDPGYSGIRPKLSGPKQPQMDFVIQDERNHGIPGLVNLFGIESPGLTSSLAIGEYITAKFPG from the exons ATGGTGGGAAGGGCAATTGGAAGCTTCGGAAAGGCCCTTGGGGATAGGAGATGGAAGGCTTTTGGTGCGGGATTGGAGGGAATCTCCAAGGAGAAGGTGGATGTGGTTGTCATTGGCGCTGGAGTTGTAGGGCTGGCTGTGGCGAGGGAAATGGCTCTCAAGGGCCGTGATGTTTTAGTTGTGGAATCGGCTTCCACCTTTGGGACTGGGACTAGTTCTCGCAACAGTGAGGTGATTCATGCTGGAATTTACTACCCTCCCAATTCATTAAAG GCAAGGTTTTGTGTAAAAGGTAGAGAATTGCTTTACCGATACTGTGCTGATCGACAAATTCCGCATCAACAAATTGGTAAACTTATAGTTGCTACAAGGGTTTCAGAAGTTCCAAAATTGAGTATTCTGCTAAGATGCGGGACAGATAATGGAGTCAAGGGACTGAGAATGATGGAGGGATCTGAAGCTATGCGAATGGAACCTAAACTTCATTGTGTGAAAGCCTTGTTGTCTCCTTGTTCTGGGATAGTTGATTCTCACTCATTCATGCTTTCTTTGGCG CTTGTTCTGATCCCCAAGCTCGTGATTAATTCAGCTGGATTAAGTGCTCTTCCTCTTGCAAAAAGATTTTGTGGTCTGGACCATAATGTTATTCCTGCTGCTTATTATGCACGCGGGTGCTACTTCACTCTATCTAAAACCAAAAATCCTCCTTTCAGTCATCTGATTTATCCAATCCCTGAAGATGGTGGTCTTGGTGTGCATGTTACCTTGGACTTGAATGGTCTGATCAAGTTTGGGCCTGATGTCGAATGGATTGATGGTGTAGATGATATAAGTTTCTTTAATAG GTTTGATTACTCTGTCAACCCTGATCGTGTGAATAGGTTCTATCCAGAGATAAGAAAGTACTTCCCTGATCTGAAGGATGGGTCTCTAGACCCAGGATATTCAGGGATTCGACCAAAACTTTCTGGACCCAAACAACCACAGATGGACTTTGTTATACAG GATGAAAGAAATCATGGCATTCCTGGACTTGTTAATTTGTTTGGCATAGAATCTCCAGGCCTAACTTCAAGCTTGGCAATTGGGGAGTACATTACAGCCAAGTTCCCTGGAtga
- the LOC120249538 gene encoding L-2-hydroxyglutarate dehydrogenase, mitochondrial isoform X3, with translation MVGRAIGSFGKALGDRRWKAFGAGLEGISKEKVDVVVIGAGVVGLAVAREMALKGRDVLVVESASTFGTGTSSRNSEVIHAGIYYPPNSLKARFCVKGRELLYRYCADRQIPHQQIGKLIVATRVSEVPKLSILLRCGTDNGVKGLRMMEGSEAMRMEPKLHCVKALLSPCSGIVDSHSFMLSLAGEAENARAIFSYNSTVLGGHVEDNHLHLHISESKDLENHDDASPLLPQLVLIPKLVINSAGLSALPLAKRFCGLDHNVIPAAYYARGCYFTLSKTKNPPFSHLIYPIPEDGGLGVHVTLDLNGLIKFGPDVEWIDGVDDISFFNRMKEIMAFLDLLICLA, from the exons ATGGTGGGAAGGGCAATTGGAAGCTTCGGAAAGGCCCTTGGGGATAGGAGATGGAAGGCTTTTGGTGCGGGATTGGAGGGAATCTCCAAGGAGAAGGTGGATGTGGTTGTCATTGGCGCTGGAGTTGTAGGGCTGGCTGTGGCGAGGGAAATGGCTCTCAAGGGCCGTGATGTTTTAGTTGTGGAATCGGCTTCCACCTTTGGGACTGGGACTAGTTCTCGCAACAGTGAGGTGATTCATGCTGGAATTTACTACCCTCCCAATTCATTAAAG GCAAGGTTTTGTGTAAAAGGTAGAGAATTGCTTTACCGATACTGTGCTGATCGACAAATTCCGCATCAACAAATTGGTAAACTTATAGTTGCTACAAGGGTTTCAGAAGTTCCAAAATTGAGTATTCTGCTAAGATGCGGGACAGATAATGGAGTCAAGGGACTGAGAATGATGGAGGGATCTGAAGCTATGCGAATGGAACCTAAACTTCATTGTGTGAAAGCCTTGTTGTCTCCTTGTTCTGGGATAGTTGATTCTCACTCATTCATGCTTTCTTTGGCG GGGGAGGCTGAGAATGCTCGagctattttttcttataatagtACTGTTTTAGGGGGTCATGTTGAAGATAATCATTTGCATCTCCACATTTCAGAAAGTAAGGACCTTGAAAATCATGATGATGCATCTCCTTTGTTGCCTCAGCTTGTTCTGATCCCCAAGCTCGTGATTAATTCAGCTGGATTAAGTGCTCTTCCTCTTGCAAAAAGATTTTGTGGTCTGGACCATAATGTTATTCCTGCTGCTTATTATGCACGCGGGTGCTACTTCACTCTATCTAAAACCAAAAATCCTCCTTTCAGTCATCTGATTTATCCAATCCCTGAAGATGGTGGTCTTGGTGTGCATGTTACCTTGGACTTGAATGGTCTGATCAAGTTTGGGCCTGATGTCGAATGGATTGATGGTGTAGATGATATAAGTTTCTTTAATAG GATGAAAGAAATCATGGCATTCCTGGACTTGTTAATTTGTTTGGCATAG
- the LOC120249537 gene encoding metacaspase-9, with translation MEEGKKRVATLVGCNYANTKNELHGCINDVMTMRDLLVSRFGFKQEDIEVLTDAPDSPILPTGANIRRSLGRMVANAKPGDVLFFHYSGHGTLIPSAWPFHHGFKADEAIVPCDFNLITDLDFRQLVDQLAWGVSFTIISDSCHSGGLIDKEKEQIGPSSSTIISELASDPVRDQNHKPKLIPFDSVLQHLSSLSGIVSSHIGDHLWHLFGPEMSASLINRKLPVKPSSSSSSLKRPADKDDGILLSGCQANETSADMSPEGNNETRKAYGAFSNSIQMVLREHDGVLSNRELVIRARRLLLEQGFAQQHPCLYCSDDNAEAPFLWQTGNVKINSTL, from the exons ATGGAGGAAGGAAAGAAGAGGGTGGCAACTTTGGTTGGGTGCAACTACGCCAACACAAAGAACGAGCTTCATGGATGCATCAATGACGTGATGACCATGCGTGACTTGCTGGTGTCTCGCTTTGGGTTCAAACAGGAGGATATTGAGGTCCTCACAGACGCCCCCGACTCCCCGATTTTGCCCACCGGTGCCAACATCCGGCGCTCACTGGGGCGCATGGTTGCCAACGCCAAGCCAGGCGATGTGCTCTTCTTCCACTACAGCGGCCATGGCACTCTCATACCATCTGCTTGGCCGTTTCACCATGGATTCAAAGCTGATGAAGCTATTGTTCCCTGTGATTTCAACCTCATCACAG ATTTGGACTTCCGGCAGTTGGTGGACCAGCTGGCGTGGGGAGTGAGCTTCACGATCATCTCGGACTCATGCCACAGTGGTGGCCTCATTGATAAAGAGAAGGAACAGATTGGCCCTTCAAGTTCAACCATCATCAGTGAACTAGCATCTGATCCCGTGCGCGATCAAAACCACAAGCCGAAGCTCATTCCATTTGACTCGGTGCTGCAACACCTCTCCTCCCTCTCTGGGATTGTTTCTTCTCACATTGGTGACCACCTCTGGCACCTCTTCGGGCCCGAGATGAGTGCCAGTTTAATAAACAGAAAATTGCCCGTaaaaccatcatcatcatcatcatccttaaAAAGACCCGCTGATAAAGATGACGGAATATTACTTAGTGGATGCCAGGCCAACGAGACATCAGCCGACATGAGCCCTGAAGGGAATAATGAAACAAGGAAGGCTTATGGAGCATTTAGTAATTCCATTCAGATGGTTCTGAGAGAGCATGATGGGGTGCTCAGCAACAGGGAACTGGTAATTCGGGCGAGGCGTCTGCTGCTAGAACAGGGCTTCGCTCAGCAGCATCCATGCCTCTACTGCAGTGATGACAACGCAGAAGCCCCTTTCCTGTGGCAGACTGGGAACGTGAAGATCAACTCAACTCTCTGA